The following coding sequences lie in one Streptococcus suis genomic window:
- a CDS encoding carbamoyl phosphate synthase large subunit, producing the protein MNYLVISPFYPENFQPFTIELAKKEGVTVLGIGQEPYDQLPEELRNALTEYFRVNDLENIDEVKRAAAFLIYKHGPIDRVESHNEHWLENDAALREQFNIFGTKPKHLKKTKFKSEMKKFFSKAGVPVVPGMVVKSEKDIDKAVKTIGFPMIAKPDNGVGASGTFKLTKKADIETFKNAWDGQTVYFFEKFVNSSIITTYDGLVDHEGNVVFETGLTYVHTPFELMQSKKDNAYYIEKELDPKLVKYGRAIIKAFGMKERFFHIEFFKDGKDYIAIEYNNRMAGGFTVEAYNYAYSIDLFRDYANVVTGATVEERRFEPQYCLVATRRDTTEYVHSADDIHQTFAGKIKTVKRMPDAFAELQGNDAYLLVTESKEELDAMIAFIGKTK; encoded by the coding sequence ATGAATTATCTCGTTATTTCACCTTTTTATCCAGAAAATTTTCAACCATTCACCATTGAATTGGCTAAAAAAGAAGGCGTTACGGTTCTAGGTATCGGGCAAGAACCTTACGATCAATTGCCTGAAGAACTTCGTAATGCCTTAACAGAATACTTCCGTGTCAATGATTTGGAAAATATTGACGAAGTCAAGCGTGCGGCAGCCTTCCTAATTTACAAGCATGGTCCTATTGACCGTGTAGAATCCCACAATGAACATTGGCTTGAAAATGATGCAGCCCTTCGTGAACAATTTAATATCTTTGGTACCAAACCCAAACACCTGAAAAAGACAAAATTTAAGTCAGAGATGAAAAAATTCTTCTCAAAAGCAGGGGTTCCAGTCGTTCCAGGTATGGTTGTCAAATCGGAGAAAGACATTGATAAGGCTGTTAAGACAATTGGTTTTCCAATGATTGCCAAGCCAGATAATGGAGTCGGCGCTTCCGGAACCTTTAAATTGACAAAAAAAGCTGATATCGAAACATTTAAAAATGCTTGGGACGGTCAAACGGTTTACTTCTTTGAAAAATTTGTTAATTCAAGCATCATCACAACCTATGACGGATTGGTCGATCATGAAGGAAATGTTGTTTTTGAAACAGGTTTGACCTATGTTCATACACCGTTTGAATTGATGCAAAGCAAAAAAGATAATGCCTACTATATTGAAAAAGAATTAGATCCGAAATTAGTAAAATATGGTCGTGCGATTATCAAAGCCTTCGGTATGAAAGAACGTTTCTTCCACATTGAATTCTTCAAAGATGGTAAAGACTATATCGCCATTGAATACAATAACCGTATGGCAGGCGGTTTCACTGTAGAAGCTTACAACTATGCTTATTCGATTGACCTTTTCCGTGACTATGCCAATGTGGTAACTGGTGCTACAGTTGAGGAACGTCGATTTGAGCCTCAATACTGCTTGGTCGCAACTCGCCGTGATACGACTGAATATGTTCACTCAGCAGATGACATTCATCAGACATTCGCTGGTAAGATTAAGACAGTCAAACGCATGCCAGACGCCTTTGCGGAACTGCAAGGAAACGATGCTTATCTTCTCGTGACTGAGAGCAAGGAAGAATTAGACGCCATGATTGCCTTTATTGGGAAGACAAAATAG
- a CDS encoding type II toxin-antitoxin system RelE/ParE family toxin, giving the protein MKTCYKLVPTSRFIKQLKKLDKFTQKQITNYLSSHVTDNPRQYGKALTANRSGQWRYRIGNYRVIVSIEDDKVTATSLKMRNGSI; this is encoded by the coding sequence ATGAAGACTTGTTATAAACTCGTACCAACCAGTCGTTTTATTAAACAGTTGAAAAAGCTGGATAAATTTACTCAAAAGCAGATTACCAACTACCTGTCCAGTCATGTGACTGACAACCCTAGACAATACGGAAAAGCCTTAACTGCCAATCGTTCTGGCCAATGGCGCTACCGTATCGGCAATTACAGGGTTATCGTCAGCATCGAAGATGACAAAGTGACAGCTACAAGTCTAAAAATGAGAAATGGAAGTATATAA
- a CDS encoding esterase, translated as MNKSYFYLDMKTHELDVPFTGRKRRVRVLLPKGYEENTETTYPVVYFHDGQNVLYSKEAFSGHSWKVIPTIKRNPDIAKMIIVAIDNDGAERMHEYAAWKFSEMGIPGIQFGGKGTLYAEFVMDVVKPFIDQEYRTKSDKAHTAMIGSSLGGNITQFMGLAYQDQIGCLGVFSSANWLHQEAFDLYIERQNLDKDQRVYIYVGTEEADDTDKTLMAGNIKQSYINSSLTYYRQLIAGGVDLDNIALEVVSGAVHSEEAWATYLPDCLRFLSEKW; from the coding sequence ATGAACAAGTCCTATTTTTATTTGGATATGAAAACCCATGAATTAGACGTTCCATTCACTGGTCGAAAGCGTCGTGTCCGTGTCTTATTACCAAAAGGTTACGAAGAAAATACGGAAACGACCTATCCCGTTGTTTATTTCCACGATGGGCAAAATGTACTCTACAGTAAGGAAGCTTTTTCAGGTCATTCATGGAAAGTCATCCCAACTATTAAGCGAAATCCCGATATTGCCAAGATGATTATCGTAGCGATTGACAACGATGGTGCTGAACGGATGCATGAATATGCCGCATGGAAGTTTAGCGAAATGGGGATTCCAGGCATTCAGTTTGGTGGCAAGGGAACCTTATATGCCGAATTTGTCATGGATGTGGTGAAGCCCTTTATCGATCAAGAATACCGTACTAAGTCTGATAAGGCCCACACAGCTATGATTGGTTCATCTTTAGGTGGTAATATCACACAATTTATGGGATTGGCTTATCAAGACCAGATTGGCTGTCTGGGTGTCTTTTCATCTGCCAACTGGCTTCATCAAGAAGCATTTGACCTCTATATTGAACGCCAAAACTTAGACAAGGACCAACGAGTTTATATCTACGTTGGAACAGAAGAAGCCGATGATACAGATAAAACCTTGATGGCAGGTAATATCAAGCAATCCTATATCAATTCCTCTCTGACTTACTATCGTCAATTGATCGCTGGCGGAGTGGATTTAGACAATATCGCCTTGGAAGTCGTTTCAGGTGCGGTCCATAGTGAAGAAGCTTGGGCAACTTATTTGCCAGATTGCTTGCGCTTTTTAAGTGAAAAATGGTAA
- a CDS encoding esterase gives MHVEFLSHWSGNLGREMNLNRYGHAGIPVVVFASSGGSYNEYADFGMIEACRGSIEAGHVQFFTLTSYDSESWLADWKSIHDKAEAHRAYERYVIEEAIPFIKHKTGWFDGMMTTGCSMGAYHALNFFLQHPDVFTKVIALSGVYDARFFNNNQDYGNDDAVYQNSPSDYIWNQNDGWFIDKYRQADIIVCTGLGDWEQDGLDSFYNLKRAFEEKNIPAWFDTWGTDVAHDWVWWRKQMPFFLHSIGL, from the coding sequence ATGCATGTAGAATTTTTAAGTCACTGGTCTGGAAATCTTGGTCGAGAAATGAATCTAAATCGTTATGGTCACGCAGGGATTCCTGTGGTAGTTTTTGCCTCATCAGGCGGTTCTTACAATGAGTATGCGGATTTTGGGATGATTGAAGCTTGCCGTGGATCTATCGAGGCAGGTCATGTTCAATTTTTCACCTTAACGAGTTACGATAGTGAAAGCTGGTTGGCAGACTGGAAATCTATTCATGACAAAGCAGAAGCTCACCGCGCCTACGAACGCTATGTGATTGAAGAAGCAATTCCCTTTATCAAACATAAAACTGGCTGGTTCGATGGGATGATGACGACCGGTTGCTCTATGGGAGCCTACCACGCGCTGAATTTCTTCCTCCAGCATCCGGATGTTTTCACAAAAGTCATCGCCCTTTCAGGTGTCTATGATGCTCGTTTCTTCAACAACAATCAAGACTATGGCAATGACGATGCTGTTTATCAGAACTCACCGTCTGACTACATTTGGAATCAGAATGATGGTTGGTTTATTGACAAATACCGTCAGGCTGATATTATCGTCTGTACAGGTTTGGGCGATTGGGAGCAAGACGGTCTGGACTCATTCTATAACCTAAAACGTGCCTTTGAAGAAAAGAATATCCCAGCTTGGTTTGATACTTGGGGAACAGATGTGGCCCACGACTGGGTGTGGTGGAGAAAGCAAATGCCATTCTTCCTTCATTCTATCGGACTATAA
- a CDS encoding DNA-binding response regulator produces the protein MKKEKIYIVEDDEMIVQLLKQHLGKSYQVESVQNFRAVSQEVAEIKPDLVLMDISLPYYNGFYWTTEIRKTMTMPIIFISSSDDEMNAVMAMNMGGDDFVSKPFSLGILDAKIGAFLRRVNQFSKTTDLSIDQFQLSLDGRFSNESEQVQLSPTETKILSALLERQGQIVSKDELLEKLWENEEFIDQNTLNVNMTRLRKKVSEVGFDRIHTVRGVGYLVK, from the coding sequence ATGAAAAAAGAGAAGATTTATATTGTTGAAGATGATGAGATGATCGTCCAACTCTTGAAGCAGCATTTGGGAAAATCTTATCAGGTAGAAAGTGTGCAGAATTTCCGGGCTGTCAGTCAGGAAGTGGCAGAAATCAAACCAGACTTGGTGCTGATGGACATTAGCCTCCCCTATTATAACGGTTTTTACTGGACGACAGAAATCCGTAAAACCATGACCATGCCCATTATCTTTATCTCCTCTAGCGATGATGAGATGAATGCGGTCATGGCTATGAACATGGGTGGCGATGATTTTGTATCCAAGCCATTTTCACTAGGAATTTTGGATGCCAAAATCGGTGCCTTTCTGCGTCGGGTTAATCAATTCAGCAAAACAACGGACTTGTCTATCGACCAATTCCAGCTTAGTTTGGACGGGCGATTTTCAAACGAATCGGAACAGGTTCAATTGTCTCCTACGGAAACCAAGATTTTATCAGCTTTACTAGAACGACAAGGGCAGATTGTCAGCAAGGATGAACTCTTGGAAAAACTCTGGGAAAATGAAGAATTTATCGACCAGAATACCCTCAATGTCAACATGACTCGTCTGCGAAAGAAGGTGAGTGAAGTGGGATTTGACCGTATTCATACTGTTCGTGGCGTGGGGTACCTGGTCAAATGA
- a CDS encoding ABC transporter permease yields MFYLKLAGQNIRKSMGVFAPFVLASLVLFTLICSMFLLMLSPVMKTMGSGAISIGLGVIVLTIFSVIMEIYSFNFLMQQRTREFGLYNMLGMNKKKVALVASIELFFIFLLVIVLGSALAGVFANVLYLIFVNLTNYSDLHFSISPLAFAMTAFLFAGIFFILELLAIRTIGKTSPLILFRASEKGEKEPRGNFLLAALGVLSLGVGYYLSLSSQSAGVGVIIRFFIAVLFVIAGTYLFYISFMTWYLKARRKNKGYFYTPEHFITTSQMIFRMKQHATGLANITLLAVMAFVTIATTTSLYTGMSSMTSGLYPKETSITYKVADRSQGESAYQQSVLSHFPEKAEDSLSYLTYQAGLVYDGGKEIVISPETIANPDFSKIAFTYFVTQDDFRKLGNDLPELAANQVAFIRPSEMPLLEKVTLGDSTFENVVNLDTAIFPDITNTLNAAVMVVSDDSVLETIRSYYESNNPQGYQVSLDYRVFTDMTNEEVATLGEQAGDAYNISDANGESLGYVMQKTDFTNMIMGFRGGFLFTGFLLGISFLLGAALIIYYKQYSEGHEDKKSYKILQEVGMSAAAVKKTINSQTLTVFFMPLAMATLHFVISLVMLKQMLLTLGVTSSLMIYTVSGITLLAVALIYFVIYKWTSRTYYRIIER; encoded by the coding sequence ATGTTTTACCTCAAACTTGCTGGACAAAATATCCGAAAATCCATGGGTGTGTTTGCTCCTTTTGTTTTAGCCAGTCTGGTCCTCTTTACCTTGATTTGTTCTATGTTCTTACTCATGCTCAGTCCAGTAATGAAGACCATGGGCTCAGGTGCCATTTCTATCGGTCTTGGCGTGATTGTTCTGACCATTTTCTCGGTCATTATGGAAATATATAGCTTTAATTTCCTCATGCAGCAACGGACTAGGGAGTTCGGGCTTTACAATATGCTGGGGATGAACAAGAAGAAGGTGGCCTTGGTTGCCAGCATTGAGTTGTTTTTCATCTTCCTCTTGGTCATTGTGCTGGGTTCTGCATTAGCCGGTGTATTTGCTAATGTTCTCTACTTGATTTTTGTGAATCTGACCAATTATAGTGACTTACACTTTAGTATTTCACCTCTGGCATTTGCCATGACCGCCTTTCTCTTTGCAGGTATCTTCTTTATCTTGGAATTACTGGCTATTCGGACTATTGGCAAGACCAGTCCGCTGATTTTATTCCGAGCTAGTGAAAAAGGGGAGAAGGAGCCGCGTGGGAATTTCCTCTTGGCAGCACTCGGTGTACTTAGCCTAGGGGTTGGTTACTACCTATCACTTTCTTCTCAATCTGCAGGAGTTGGCGTCATCATTCGTTTCTTCATCGCTGTGCTCTTTGTCATCGCGGGGACCTACTTGTTCTACATCAGCTTTATGACTTGGTATTTGAAGGCTCGTCGGAAAAACAAAGGCTATTTTTACACGCCAGAGCATTTCATTACCACGTCGCAGATGATTTTCCGTATGAAACAGCATGCAACTGGTTTGGCAAATATTACCCTCTTAGCAGTCATGGCCTTTGTGACCATTGCAACAACGACTTCACTTTATACTGGCATGTCAAGCATGACAAGTGGTCTTTATCCAAAGGAAACATCTATTACCTACAAAGTTGCGGATAGAAGTCAGGGTGAAAGTGCCTATCAGCAATCGGTGCTCAGCCATTTTCCAGAAAAAGCGGAAGATAGTCTGTCCTACCTGACCTACCAAGCTGGTCTGGTCTATGACGGTGGGAAGGAGATTGTCATTAGTCCAGAAACCATTGCCAATCCAGACTTTAGCAAAATAGCCTTTACCTACTTCGTCACCCAAGATGATTTCCGGAAGTTGGGCAATGACCTGCCAGAGCTGGCTGCCAATCAAGTTGCCTTTATCCGTCCAAGTGAAATGCCGTTGCTAGAGAAAGTCACTTTGGGAGATAGTACTTTCGAGAATGTAGTAAATCTTGATACAGCTATTTTCCCTGATATTACTAATACGCTCAATGCTGCCGTCATGGTGGTCAGTGATGATAGTGTCTTGGAAACCATTCGCAGTTACTATGAGTCAAATAATCCGCAAGGCTATCAGGTTAGTCTGGACTACCGTGTCTTTACTGATATGACCAATGAGGAAGTGGCCACTCTTGGTGAGCAGGCAGGCGATGCCTATAATATCAGTGATGCTAATGGAGAATCTTTAGGATACGTCATGCAGAAAACAGACTTTACCAATATGATCATGGGCTTCAGAGGTGGATTTCTCTTCACAGGCTTCTTGTTGGGTATTAGTTTCTTGCTAGGTGCTGCCTTGATTATTTACTACAAGCAGTACTCGGAAGGGCATGAAGACAAGAAATCCTACAAGATTCTACAAGAAGTGGGCATGAGTGCAGCAGCGGTCAAAAAGACCATTAACTCGCAAACACTTACGGTCTTCTTTATGCCACTAGCTATGGCGACCTTGCATTTCGTGATTTCTCTTGTTATGCTTAAGCAAATGCTATTGACCTTAGGTGTCACCTCTTCGCTTATGATTTATACCGTCAGCGGAATTACCCTACTGGCAGTCGCTCTGATTTACTTTGTCATTTACAAGTGGACTAGTCGCACCTATTACCGCATTATTGAACGCTAG
- a CDS encoding sensor histidine kinase, producing the protein MMAKFIREYRSFYFAYLVLAASFLLLFLLYKLPTEFLQNALILSLTLLILLTAGLFWKFRNRMRALEDYVHEEALPLLNKPMDLAYLNLIEAEKEVTREQLLDYKSREEDLQAMVKMWSHQMKVPLAALSLMSQTDNLNQQDVDHQLLRLDNYMANLLNYLKLTNHASDFRFEQVEVREVVVDLVKKYRNQFLQKDISVTIDGNWLLKTDRKWLSFALSQIIDNALKYNKTGGKVAIELNEGISISDTGIGILAEDIPRLFDEGFTGFNGREHQKATGFGLYLTKRILSQLELGIKVESRVDVGTTVTITKVQ; encoded by the coding sequence ATGATGGCAAAATTTATCCGAGAATACCGTAGTTTTTACTTCGCCTATCTGGTCTTGGCTGCTAGTTTTCTCTTGCTCTTTTTACTTTACAAACTCCCCACCGAATTCCTGCAAAACGCTCTGATATTGTCCCTAACCCTCTTAATCCTTCTGACTGCAGGGCTTTTCTGGAAGTTTCGCAACCGCATGAGAGCCTTGGAAGACTACGTCCATGAAGAAGCTCTGCCCCTGCTGAATAAGCCTATGGACCTTGCCTATCTCAACTTGATTGAAGCTGAGAAAGAGGTGACGCGGGAGCAGCTCTTGGATTATAAGTCGCGGGAAGAGGACCTGCAAGCCATGGTCAAAATGTGGTCCCACCAGATGAAAGTGCCTCTGGCTGCCCTGTCTTTGATGAGCCAGACAGACAATCTCAACCAGCAGGATGTCGATCATCAGCTCTTACGATTGGACAATTATATGGCCAATCTTCTCAACTACCTCAAGCTGACCAACCATGCCAGTGATTTTCGCTTTGAGCAGGTAGAGGTGAGAGAAGTAGTTGTGGACTTGGTCAAAAAATACCGCAATCAGTTTTTGCAAAAAGACATTTCAGTGACCATCGATGGAAATTGGTTACTGAAAACCGACAGAAAGTGGCTCAGTTTTGCCCTATCACAGATCATCGACAACGCCCTCAAGTACAATAAGACTGGTGGTAAGGTAGCCATTGAACTGAATGAGGGAATTTCCATTTCCGATACGGGAATTGGCATTCTGGCAGAAGACATTCCACGCCTGTTTGACGAAGGTTTTACAGGTTTTAATGGCCGTGAACATCAAAAAGCGACAGGATTTGGGCTTTATTTGACAAAGCGTATTTTAAGTCAATTAGAATTAGGCATTAAAGTGGAAAGCCGAGTAGACGTCGGCACCACAGTAACCATCACCAAAGTACAGTAG
- a CDS encoding phosphomannomutase/phosphoglucomutase, which produces MSHHHVLQNGSDIRGIAIATDEYAVNLTPLAIKEVVRGLIHWLTQKPELAQAYQVGQLKIGIGRDSRLSGPDLVAAFTEEAVRLGIQLIDFGMATTPALFMSTQYPQFKCHAGVMVTASHLPYYFNGIKIFSENGGAEHEDIDFILSHSEDLPASTLGSVTTADLIMPYSQDLVGKIRTACGGQEKPLANLNIIVDAGNGAGGFFAEKVLAELGADTTGSQFLDPDGTFPNHVPNPDNKEAMESIRQAVLKQGADLGIIFDTDVDRAALVTKSGQILNRNNLIAVLSQITLTEHPGTSIVTNSPTTEHLKIFIESLGGKQIRYISGYRNVINRAILANQEGVDCQLAIETSGHAAFKENYFLDDGTYVAAKILMLLPKLQAKGKSLDDLIAQLKQPLETQEVRFKLEVADYRALGEQVIAELRNTSLEGFAFNPENEEGVRFDLTEPYGDGWLLLRMSLHEPLLVLQVENDQTGYIPAVLKTLSAFLDQYPAVNQEKLKELI; this is translated from the coding sequence ATGTCACACCATCATGTTTTGCAAAACGGATCGGATATTCGTGGAATTGCTATCGCTACAGATGAATATGCTGTCAATCTCACTCCACTGGCCATCAAGGAAGTGGTTCGCGGACTAATTCATTGGCTGACCCAGAAGCCTGAACTTGCTCAAGCCTATCAAGTAGGACAACTCAAGATTGGTATTGGCCGAGATAGCCGCCTCAGTGGTCCAGACTTGGTCGCCGCCTTCACAGAAGAAGCAGTGCGTTTGGGCATTCAGTTGATTGACTTCGGCATGGCCACCACACCAGCACTCTTCATGAGCACCCAGTACCCGCAGTTCAAGTGCCACGCAGGCGTCATGGTTACTGCCAGTCACCTGCCTTATTACTTTAACGGCATTAAGATTTTTTCGGAAAATGGCGGAGCAGAGCACGAAGATATCGACTTCATCCTCTCACATAGCGAAGACTTGCCAGCTTCCACCCTTGGAAGTGTGACCACCGCAGACCTGATTATGCCTTACTCCCAAGACCTCGTAGGCAAAATTCGTACCGCTTGTGGTGGACAAGAAAAACCACTTGCCAATCTCAACATTATCGTTGATGCTGGAAACGGTGCGGGCGGATTCTTTGCTGAGAAAGTGTTGGCAGAGCTAGGAGCAGATACCACAGGCTCACAATTCCTAGACCCAGACGGAACCTTCCCGAATCACGTTCCAAATCCTGATAACAAGGAAGCTATGGAAAGCATTCGTCAGGCAGTCTTGAAGCAAGGGGCAGATCTTGGTATTATCTTTGATACCGATGTTGACCGTGCAGCACTAGTGACCAAGTCCGGTCAAATCCTCAACCGTAACAACCTGATTGCCGTTCTCAGCCAGATTACCTTGACGGAACATCCAGGTACCAGCATTGTGACCAATTCCCCAACCACTGAACACCTTAAGATCTTTATAGAAAGCCTGGGAGGCAAACAAATTCGCTATATTTCAGGCTACCGTAATGTCATCAACCGTGCTATTTTAGCAAACCAAGAGGGAGTTGATTGCCAGTTGGCTATCGAAACCTCAGGACACGCTGCCTTTAAGGAAAATTACTTCCTCGATGACGGAACATATGTAGCGGCTAAGATTCTCATGCTCTTACCAAAACTGCAAGCGAAAGGCAAGTCCTTGGACGACTTGATTGCCCAGCTTAAACAACCGCTGGAAACCCAAGAAGTGCGTTTCAAATTAGAAGTGGCAGACTATCGAGCACTGGGTGAACAGGTCATTGCTGAACTCAGAAACACCAGCCTCGAAGGCTTTGCTTTTAACCCAGAAAACGAAGAAGGAGTGCGGTTTGACCTGACTGAGCCTTATGGTGACGGCTGGCTCTTGCTCCGTATGAGCCTCCACGAGCCACTCTTGGTCTTGCAGGTGGAGAATGACCAAACCGGCTATATTCCTGCTGTTTTGAAAACCTTATCAGCCTTTTTGGACCAGTACCCAGCTGTCAATCAGGAAAAATTGAAAGAATTGATTTAA
- a CDS encoding antitoxin, with protein sequence MAAITLKVSEQDKLFMQAMAKFEGVSLSELIRTKTLEALEDEYDARVADIAWAEYQEDLANGIEPISWEEMLEELGLTNEDLL encoded by the coding sequence ATGGCAGCTATTACATTGAAAGTTTCTGAGCAGGACAAACTCTTTATGCAGGCTATGGCAAAGTTTGAAGGTGTGAGTTTGTCAGAACTCATTCGGACTAAAACCCTTGAAGCACTTGAAGATGAGTACGATGCCCGTGTGGCAGACATTGCTTGGGCAGAATACCAAGAAGACTTGGCGAATGGCATTGAGCCGATTAGCTGGGAGGAAATGTTGGAAGAGTTGGGATTGACGAATGAAGACTTGTTATAA
- a CDS encoding ABC transporter ATP-binding protein, protein MLLEINHLEKVYRTRFSKEETRALQDVDFKVEEGEFIAIMGESGSGKTTLLNILATLDKPTRGSVLLNNQDITKIKESELADFRLRNLGFVFQDFNLLDTLSIQDNIFLPLVLARTSHEEMEKGLKVLVPKLRIQDLLKKRPFELSGGQKQRVAIARSLITQPQIVLADEPTAALDYRNSEDLLNLFEDINLDGQTILMVTHSANAASHAKRVLFIKDGRIFHQLYKAGKSNQDFAKEISLNMSALLGGE, encoded by the coding sequence ATGTTATTAGAAATCAATCATTTAGAAAAAGTTTACCGCACGCGCTTTTCAAAAGAGGAAACTCGTGCTTTGCAAGATGTGGATTTTAAGGTAGAAGAGGGTGAGTTTATCGCCATCATGGGTGAAAGTGGTTCAGGTAAGACGACTTTGCTCAATATTCTAGCAACCTTGGACAAGCCAACTCGTGGCTCTGTTCTTTTGAACAATCAAGATATTACCAAAATCAAGGAGAGCGAGCTGGCCGATTTTCGCTTGCGTAATCTTGGCTTTGTCTTCCAAGATTTTAATCTCTTGGACACCCTGTCCATCCAAGACAATATCTTTTTACCTCTGGTATTGGCACGTACCAGCCATGAGGAAATGGAGAAAGGTTTGAAAGTCTTGGTGCCAAAACTGCGGATTCAAGATTTGCTGAAAAAACGTCCTTTTGAACTATCTGGTGGACAAAAGCAGCGCGTGGCCATTGCCCGTAGTTTGATTACACAGCCACAGATTGTCCTAGCGGACGAGCCAACTGCCGCCCTTGACTATCGCAATTCGGAAGACTTGCTGAATTTATTTGAGGACATCAACCTAGATGGACAAACCATTCTCATGGTGACCCACTCAGCCAACGCAGCCAGCCATGCCAAACGGGTTCTTTTTATCAAGGATGGTCGGATTTTCCACCAATTGTACAAGGCAGGTAAGAGCAATCAAGACTTTGCCAAGGAAATTTCGCTCAATATGTCTGCACTTTTAGGGGGTGAATAG
- a CDS encoding NisI/SpaI family lantibiotic immunity lipoprotein codes for MKKKVFGLLALGSIMLTACSSSSAGLSFDEGYQTFHYKGKDYAVSKQEVAEDSIRGTEAKFMEWPVVKEESSVKETVSLNNLYTTSNKEWAIGVQGGYYKVDLEDNIAESDRIDYQAVLDQVDLDSE; via the coding sequence ATGAAAAAGAAAGTATTTGGTTTGCTGGCTTTGGGCAGTATAATGCTAACTGCTTGTTCTTCCTCTTCAGCAGGTCTTAGCTTTGATGAGGGCTATCAAACTTTCCATTACAAGGGAAAAGACTATGCCGTTAGCAAGCAGGAAGTTGCCGAAGATAGTATTCGAGGAACAGAAGCTAAGTTTATGGAATGGCCCGTTGTCAAAGAAGAGAGTTCTGTCAAAGAAACAGTTTCCTTGAATAATCTTTACACTACTTCTAACAAGGAATGGGCCATCGGTGTCCAGGGTGGTTATTATAAGGTGGATTTAGAAGATAATATTGCTGAATCAGACCGAATCGACTATCAAGCAGTTCTTGACCAAGTTGATTTAGACAGTGAATAA